A part of Dokdonella sp. genomic DNA contains:
- a CDS encoding DegQ family serine endoprotease yields MRNASNRALAAVLAVAGAVAVASTPVGAADLPDFVSLVEKNGPAVVNVQATVSPQAASRNQAPDFDDQDVPEIFRRFFGPGPIPRGPQGGERRSAGSGFIISADGYVLTNNHVVGDADQVTVRLSDRRELDAKVIGTDEQTDIALLKIEASGLPVVSIGDSGKLKPGQWVVAVGSPFGMDHSVTHGIVSALGRGYDRSQQYVPFIQTDVPINPGNSGGPLFNLDGEVVGINSQIFSNTGGYMGVSFAIPMSVAMNTVRQLKEKGHVSRGMIGVQIQNVDREMAKSLGLPRSGGALVNSLTAGSAAEKAGVKVGDVILAFNGRELVSSSDLPPMVGLTPPGTKAELTIFRDGKTLTLPITVAELPRDAVTAAASTGSRAQASNPLGIVVDDLTAEQRQQLDLKDEGVVVTRITGAAARRAALRQGDIVLRVGRTPVKSVAAFQAAVKDLKPGDSVMLLVRRNDVTSFIALTVPRAGAD; encoded by the coding sequence ATGAGAAATGCCTCGAACCGCGCACTCGCTGCCGTGCTCGCCGTCGCCGGCGCAGTCGCCGTCGCCAGCACGCCGGTCGGTGCCGCCGATCTGCCCGATTTCGTCAGCCTCGTCGAGAAGAACGGCCCGGCTGTCGTCAACGTGCAGGCGACCGTCTCGCCGCAGGCGGCCTCGCGCAACCAAGCCCCCGATTTCGACGACCAGGACGTACCGGAGATCTTCCGCCGCTTCTTCGGTCCGGGCCCGATCCCGCGCGGGCCGCAGGGTGGCGAGCGCCGATCGGCCGGCTCCGGCTTCATCATCTCGGCCGACGGCTACGTGCTGACCAACAATCATGTCGTCGGCGACGCCGACCAGGTCACCGTGCGCCTGTCCGACCGCAGGGAACTCGACGCGAAGGTCATCGGCACCGACGAGCAGACCGACATCGCCCTGCTCAAGATCGAGGCCAGCGGCCTGCCGGTGGTCAGCATCGGCGACTCCGGCAAGCTCAAGCCCGGGCAGTGGGTCGTGGCGGTGGGTTCGCCGTTCGGAATGGACCACTCGGTGACTCATGGCATCGTCAGCGCGCTCGGCCGCGGCTACGACCGCAGCCAGCAGTACGTGCCGTTCATCCAGACCGATGTGCCGATCAACCCGGGCAATTCCGGCGGCCCGCTGTTCAACCTTGACGGTGAAGTCGTCGGCATCAATTCGCAGATCTTTTCCAACACTGGCGGCTACATGGGGGTGTCGTTCGCGATCCCGATGAGCGTGGCAATGAACACGGTCCGCCAGCTCAAGGAAAAGGGGCATGTGTCGCGCGGCATGATCGGCGTGCAGATCCAGAACGTCGACCGCGAAATGGCCAAGTCGCTCGGCCTGCCGCGCAGCGGCGGCGCCCTGGTCAACAGCCTGACCGCGGGCAGTGCCGCGGAGAAGGCCGGGGTCAAGGTCGGCGACGTGATCCTTGCCTTCAACGGGCGCGAACTGGTGAGTTCCTCGGACCTGCCGCCGATGGTCGGCCTGACCCCACCCGGCACGAAGGCCGAGCTCACCATCTTCCGCGATGGCAAGACCCTGACCCTGCCGATCACCGTGGCCGAACTCCCGCGTGACGCCGTCACCGCGGCGGCTTCCACGGGATCACGCGCCCAGGCCAGCAATCCGCTCGGCATCGTCGTCGACGACCTGACCGCCGAACAGCGCCAGCAGCTCGATCTCAAGGACGAAGGCGTGGTCGTCACGCGCATCACCGGCGCTGCCGCGCGCCGCGCCGCCTTGCGCCAGGGTGACATCGTGCTGAGGGTCGGGCGCACTCCGGTCAAGTCGGTGGCGGCGTTCCAGGCTGCGGTCAAGGACCTCAAGCCGGGCGACTCGGTCATGCTGCTGGTTCGCCGCAACGATGTGACCAGCTTCATTGCCCTGACGGTGCCGCGCGCCGGCGCCGACTGA
- a CDS encoding MucB/RseB C-terminal domain-containing protein, whose product MAARPMRHRAWLALTLTALAASPALAAAEADEARVALTGMAEAMRRLDYQGSFTYEHSGRTDTLRIFHAGAPLERERLVSLNGPRSEVIRSGSDVTSIQADGSATVFSGSGRGLVPLVPDASRPLLDAQYEIRVSGSDRVAGYAADVIDVTPRDRYRYGYRLWLERNTRLLLRSVVTDPERRPLEQIMFVSLDIGTAPSEVDLVPQRSELRTTSAAPANELVVRGKPYWRVDPVPPGFAFVSARRPKQGPEGVEHLVYSDGLASVSIYVEPRGDAQPGFDTLAGRGIVNVFSRVEDTWRITVLGEVPLATVQAIGQGLQRN is encoded by the coding sequence TTGGCTGCGCGCCCGATGCGCCATCGTGCCTGGCTGGCCTTGACGCTGACGGCCCTTGCTGCCAGTCCCGCGCTGGCCGCAGCCGAAGCCGACGAGGCGCGCGTCGCGTTGACCGGCATGGCCGAGGCGATGCGTCGGCTGGACTACCAGGGCTCGTTCACCTACGAGCATTCCGGTCGGACCGACACCCTGCGCATCTTCCATGCCGGCGCGCCGCTCGAGCGCGAGCGCCTGGTCAGCCTCAATGGCCCGCGCAGCGAAGTCATCCGCAGTGGCAGTGACGTCACCAGCATCCAGGCGGACGGCAGCGCGACAGTCTTCTCCGGCAGCGGTCGTGGTCTGGTGCCATTGGTTCCTGATGCCAGCCGCCCGTTGCTCGATGCGCAGTACGAGATCCGCGTTTCCGGCAGCGATCGGGTGGCCGGCTATGCGGCTGACGTCATCGATGTCACCCCGCGTGATCGCTACCGCTACGGCTACCGCCTTTGGCTCGAGCGCAACACACGCCTGTTGCTGCGTTCGGTCGTCACCGATCCGGAACGTCGTCCGCTTGAACAGATCATGTTCGTGTCGCTGGATATCGGCACGGCGCCGAGCGAGGTCGATCTCGTGCCGCAGCGATCCGAGTTGCGTACCACCTCGGCCGCGCCTGCGAACGAGTTGGTCGTGCGCGGCAAGCCGTACTGGCGTGTCGACCCGGTCCCGCCAGGGTTCGCCTTCGTGTCGGCACGACGGCCGAAACAGGGCCCGGAAGGCGTCGAGCATCTCGTGTATTCGGACGGACTGGCTTCGGTGTCGATCTACGTCGAGCCGCGCGGCGACGCGCAACCTGGTTTCGACACCTTGGCCGGCCGTGGCATCGTCAACGTCTTCAGTCGCGTCGAGGACACCTGGCGCATCACCGTACTCGGCGAAGTGCCGCTGGCCACCGTGCAGGCGATCGGCCAGGGCCTGCAGCGCAACTGA
- a CDS encoding sigma-E factor negative regulatory protein codes for MSQQIHEQLSALMDGELTREETLFLLRRAGHDPGIATRWSRWHVARHALRRQEGQPLRPGFARAILLQVESEAAPVRPRQTPWLRWASGGAIAASVAVAALVLTAPREVASPGVAPLVGVPAAPSTRTLGEAPSEFRAPLLAQPLSAQPVSATTAGFNAPGAPIDPRLQSYLVRHYDAAGTVGQSALMPYVLLVVPSQPQAATPPPREEVVEGRR; via the coding sequence ATGAGCCAGCAGATCCACGAGCAGCTCTCCGCCTTGATGGACGGTGAACTGACACGCGAGGAAACCCTGTTCCTCCTGCGCCGCGCCGGCCATGATCCGGGCATTGCGACCCGCTGGAGTCGCTGGCACGTTGCCCGTCATGCCCTGCGCCGACAGGAAGGCCAGCCGTTGCGGCCGGGCTTCGCCAGGGCGATCCTCCTCCAGGTCGAGAGCGAAGCCGCACCGGTGCGTCCGCGGCAGACACCCTGGTTGCGCTGGGCATCCGGCGGAGCGATCGCCGCCTCGGTGGCGGTGGCTGCGCTCGTGCTGACCGCGCCGCGCGAGGTCGCCAGTCCGGGAGTGGCACCACTGGTCGGCGTGCCGGCAGCGCCATCAACGCGCACGCTTGGCGAGGCTCCATCCGAGTTCCGCGCGCCCTTGCTCGCCCAACCTTTGTCCGCCCAGCCCGTGTCGGCGACGACCGCCGGCTTCAACGCTCCAGGTGCGCCAATCGATCCGCGCCTGCAGTCGTATCTGGTCAGGCACTATGACGCGGCCGGTACAGTCGGCCAGTCCGCATTGATGCCGTATGTCCTCCTTGTCGTGCCGTCGCAGCCTCAGGCTGCGACCCCTCCACCCCGTGAAGAGGTGGTGGAGGGACGGCGCTAG
- the rpoE gene encoding RNA polymerase sigma factor RpoE produces the protein MGETELDQALVERVQAGDTRAFDLLVRKYQHKLVSVVTRYVSDWSEAQDVAQEAFIRAYRAIGAFRGDSAFYTWIYKIAINTAKNHLVSRGRRPPIGDITIDDAVQLDGASQLRDRATPERELLRQEIERTVADTVEALPEELRTAITLREVDGLSYEEIAEAMNCPIGTVRSRIFRAREAIDEKLRPLLSEDEDPSP, from the coding sequence ATGGGCGAAACCGAATTGGACCAGGCGCTGGTCGAGCGTGTACAGGCTGGTGACACCCGGGCGTTCGACCTGCTGGTGCGCAAGTACCAGCACAAGCTCGTCAGTGTCGTCACCCGCTACGTGTCCGACTGGAGCGAGGCGCAGGATGTCGCCCAGGAAGCCTTCATCCGGGCCTACCGCGCGATCGGCGCGTTCCGCGGTGACAGCGCGTTCTATACGTGGATCTACAAGATCGCCATCAACACCGCGAAGAACCATCTCGTTTCCAGGGGGCGACGTCCGCCGATCGGCGATATCACGATCGACGATGCAGTCCAGCTCGATGGTGCGTCGCAACTGCGCGACCGCGCGACCCCGGAGCGCGAACTTCTTCGCCAGGAAATTGAACGAACCGTCGCGGATACGGTCGAAGCACTGCCTGAGGAGCTGAGGACGGCGATCACGCTGCGCGAGGTCGACGGGCTCAGCTACGAGGAAATCGCCGAAGCGATGAACTGCCCGATCGGAACGGTGCGCTCGCGCATCTTCCGGGCGCGCGAGGCGATTGACGAGAAACTCCGCCCGTTGCTGTCTGAAGACGAGGACCCGAGCCCATGA
- a CDS encoding EAL domain-containing protein has product MSIETGNGAVLIVATDRDDRRILFDALDAQEFDAIYTAKDIGQARALLEQEPHIDLVLLEFVGEAADSVAFCSELRRYRAPEEVPVIGIRRPGSEGLVIEPAGVVAWLASPVDPTEALARVTSLLGRRVGHDAAMSDSGERYRFAFDGSLDELALVDPKSGRVLDVNTAFVQRSGFARAQLIGGRIDGFDALLSPDQRSELGLRLAREGSIQFRAAKPRTDGSTYPVDVCVQLSSQEGRLVHFYAFRELGELGRYQQALALIAGLGQAGGGDESLNAAMRSLIDWLSLDFVALVSARPDQSGETQPLVVYHRFSPDDETPDPLRQPTLRHVLDGDEVIFAADAWRLCADDGFVRERRFECVFGVPLCDERRVVLGALVVARREPLTQTTPALDTLRVVGQRMALELELRRTRELGRVRGLQDSLTGLPNRLLFNDRLESVIQEAHRTGEMFAVLFVDLDRFKNINDSLGHNVGDHVLVAVARRLRASVRASDTVARYAGDEFTMILRHIVQREDVMRIADKIVRVMEAPLTLPGGLELQITASLGLSFYPDDATTSERLLKQADVAMYTAKGMGRNNYQAYVAVPEDSHQQRLALEAKLRQAERNGELRVFYQPQVDTRSEDIVGMEALIRWEHPELGMISPGFFIPLAEETGLIIPIGEWVLRAACADARRWQTRFSLPLRISVNLSPLQLRQPNLVALVASVLEETGVPPHLLDLEVTESISVKSIPNLLETLQALRELGCQISIDDFGTGQSSLDYIKRFPADRIKIDQAFVRNIGVDPDDEAIVQATIGMAHNLNRSVVAEGVEIEAHLDFLRGLGCEVLQGYLFCRPLPAASLENLLVERERLMRNLAVPDGTT; this is encoded by the coding sequence TTGAGCATCGAGACCGGCAACGGTGCCGTACTGATCGTCGCCACCGACCGCGACGACCGCCGAATCCTGTTCGACGCGCTCGATGCGCAGGAATTCGACGCGATCTACACGGCCAAGGACATCGGCCAGGCGCGCGCCCTGCTCGAACAGGAGCCGCACATCGACCTCGTCTTGCTCGAGTTCGTCGGCGAGGCGGCCGATTCGGTTGCGTTCTGTTCGGAGCTGCGGCGCTACCGCGCACCGGAGGAGGTACCGGTGATCGGTATCCGCCGTCCCGGCAGCGAGGGCCTGGTGATCGAACCGGCTGGCGTGGTCGCGTGGCTGGCAAGCCCGGTGGATCCGACCGAGGCGCTGGCGCGCGTGACTTCGCTGCTCGGCCGGCGTGTGGGACACGATGCCGCCATGTCGGACAGCGGCGAACGTTACCGATTCGCCTTCGATGGCAGCCTCGACGAACTCGCCCTGGTCGATCCGAAGTCCGGGCGCGTGCTCGATGTCAACACGGCCTTCGTGCAGCGCAGCGGATTCGCGCGCGCACAACTCATTGGCGGGCGCATCGACGGCTTCGACGCCCTGCTGTCACCCGACCAGCGCAGTGAGCTTGGCCTGCGCCTTGCGCGCGAGGGCAGCATTCAGTTCCGCGCCGCCAAGCCGCGCACCGACGGCAGCACCTATCCGGTCGATGTCTGCGTGCAGCTGTCCTCGCAGGAAGGGCGCCTCGTGCACTTCTATGCGTTCCGTGAACTCGGCGAGCTCGGTCGTTACCAGCAGGCGCTCGCGCTCATCGCCGGTCTCGGCCAGGCCGGTGGCGGTGACGAGAGCCTCAACGCCGCGATGCGCAGTCTGATCGACTGGCTCTCGCTCGATTTCGTCGCCCTCGTCTCGGCGCGACCCGACCAGTCCGGCGAGACGCAACCGCTGGTCGTCTACCATCGCTTCAGCCCGGACGACGAAACGCCCGATCCCTTGCGCCAGCCGACCTTGCGCCACGTACTCGACGGCGATGAGGTGATCTTTGCCGCGGATGCCTGGCGGCTGTGTGCCGACGATGGTTTCGTGCGTGAGCGCCGTTTCGAATGCGTGTTCGGAGTGCCGCTTTGTGACGAGCGCCGCGTCGTGCTCGGCGCGCTCGTCGTCGCCCGTCGTGAGCCGCTGACACAGACCACGCCGGCGCTCGACACCTTGCGCGTGGTCGGGCAGCGGATGGCGCTGGAGCTGGAATTGCGCCGCACGCGTGAACTGGGTCGCGTGCGCGGCCTGCAGGATTCGTTGACCGGCCTGCCGAACCGCTTGCTGTTCAACGATCGACTCGAATCGGTGATCCAGGAAGCGCACCGGACCGGCGAGATGTTCGCCGTGTTGTTCGTCGACCTCGACCGCTTCAAGAACATCAATGATTCGCTCGGCCACAATGTCGGTGACCACGTGCTGGTCGCGGTCGCGCGGCGTTTGCGTGCCAGCGTGCGTGCTTCCGACACGGTGGCACGCTACGCCGGCGACGAGTTCACGATGATCCTGCGCCACATCGTCCAGCGTGAGGACGTCATGCGCATCGCCGACAAGATCGTGCGCGTGATGGAGGCGCCATTGACCTTGCCGGGCGGCCTCGAATTGCAGATCACCGCGAGCTTGGGCCTGAGCTTCTACCCGGACGACGCGACCACGAGCGAGCGGCTGCTCAAGCAGGCCGATGTTGCGATGTACACGGCCAAGGGCATGGGTCGCAACAACTACCAGGCCTACGTCGCCGTGCCCGAGGACTCCCACCAGCAGCGCCTCGCGCTGGAAGCCAAGCTGCGTCAGGCTGAGCGCAACGGCGAGTTGCGCGTGTTCTACCAGCCGCAGGTCGACACGCGCAGCGAGGACATCGTCGGCATGGAGGCGCTGATCCGCTGGGAGCACCCCGAGCTCGGCATGATCAGTCCCGGCTTTTTCATTCCGCTCGCCGAGGAAACCGGGCTCATCATCCCGATCGGCGAATGGGTGCTGCGTGCCGCCTGCGCCGACGCACGGCGCTGGCAGACACGCTTCTCGCTGCCACTGCGCATCAGCGTGAACCTGTCTCCACTGCAGCTGCGCCAGCCGAACCTGGTGGCCCTGGTCGCCAGCGTGCTCGAGGAAACCGGCGTGCCGCCGCACCTGCTCGACCTCGAGGTCACCGAGAGCATCAGCGTCAAGTCGATTCCCAATCTGCTCGAGACCTTGCAGGCGCTGCGCGAGCTTGGCTGCCAGATTTCGATCGACGATTTCGGCACTGGCCAGTCCTCGCTCGACTACATCAAGCGTTTCCCGGCCGATCGAATCAAGATCGACCAGGCCTTCGTGCGCAACATCGGCGTCGACCCCGACGACGAGGCGATCGTGCAGGCGACCATCGGAATGGCGCACAATCTGAACCGTTCGGTCGTCGCCGAGGGCGTCGAGATCGAGGCCCACCTCGATTTCCTGCGCGGGCTCGGCTGCGAGGTGCTGCAGGGGTATCTGTTCTGCCGGCCGCTGCCGGCGGCCAGCCTGGAGAATCTTCTGGTCGAGCGCGAGCGCCTGATGCGCAACCTCGCGGTCCCGGACGGTACGACCTGA
- a CDS encoding 3-hydroxyacyl-CoA dehydrogenase NAD-binding domain-containing protein: MFEGLRFKHWSSERDAEGIVVLALDRAASSVNTFAREVLDELDEILERLSFEPPKGLVIRSAKAAGFIAGADIREFEGYGRSGRVLDAISHGQRVLDRIARLRCPSVAAIHGHCMGGGTELALACRYRVASRDPSTRIGLPEVKLGIFPGWGGSARLPYLVGAPKALEFMLSGRTASAENARAMGLVDAVTSAELLVERAKELIRKPPQRPLAQRVTAWATNTWLARQILAPMVRKQTAAKARPEHYPAPFALIDTWRKGGALGTRLRNEARAVAKLAGTPTARNLIRVFFLQERLKGLGSGTAHGIRHVHVIGAGVMGGDIAAWSALRGFDVTLQDRESTYIQPALERARDLFAKRLKTADRIDPALARLKADVEGHGVADADLVIEAIFENAEAKEAVYRATEPQMKDDALLASNTSSIPLDELRGAVAKPARFLGLHYFNPVALMPLVEIVRHDVLDADIEKRALAFCKAIDKLPVPVKGTPGFLVNRILMPYMLEAVRLYGEGVPGPVLDKAAKKFGMPMGPIELADTVGLDVAASVGRELGPFLGLEIPPGMESLLASGKRGKKDGEGFYRWVDGKPVKPEVDPNYAAPSDIEDRMILPMLNEAVACLHDSVVDDADLLDAGVIFGTGFAPFRGGPIQYIRDTGADALKARLELLAQRHGERFTPRPGWDDAGLRVER; this comes from the coding sequence ATGTTCGAAGGTCTGCGCTTCAAGCACTGGAGCAGCGAACGCGATGCGGAAGGCATCGTCGTCCTTGCCCTCGACCGTGCCGCCAGTTCGGTCAACACCTTCGCCCGCGAGGTGCTCGATGAACTCGACGAAATCCTCGAGCGCCTGTCGTTCGAGCCGCCGAAGGGCCTGGTCATCCGTTCGGCCAAGGCGGCCGGCTTCATCGCCGGCGCCGATATCCGCGAGTTCGAGGGCTACGGGCGTTCCGGGCGCGTGCTCGACGCGATCAGCCACGGCCAGCGCGTGCTAGACCGCATCGCCCGCCTGCGCTGCCCGAGCGTCGCCGCGATCCACGGCCACTGCATGGGCGGCGGCACCGAACTGGCCCTGGCCTGCCGCTACCGCGTCGCCAGCCGCGATCCGTCGACGCGCATCGGCCTGCCCGAAGTCAAGCTCGGCATCTTCCCCGGCTGGGGCGGCAGCGCGCGCCTGCCCTACCTGGTCGGTGCACCGAAGGCGCTCGAATTCATGTTGAGCGGGCGCACCGCCTCGGCCGAGAACGCGCGTGCGATGGGCCTGGTCGATGCGGTGACCTCGGCCGAACTCCTCGTCGAACGCGCCAAGGAACTGATCCGCAAGCCACCACAGCGCCCGCTCGCACAACGCGTCACGGCCTGGGCGACGAATACCTGGCTGGCGCGCCAGATCCTCGCGCCGATGGTGCGCAAGCAGACCGCGGCGAAGGCGCGACCCGAGCACTACCCTGCTCCATTCGCCCTGATCGACACCTGGCGCAAAGGTGGCGCGCTCGGCACACGCCTGCGCAACGAGGCGCGCGCCGTCGCCAAGCTTGCCGGCACGCCGACTGCGCGCAACCTGATCCGTGTGTTCTTCCTGCAGGAACGCCTCAAGGGCCTCGGCAGCGGTACCGCCCACGGCATCCGCCACGTCCACGTCATCGGCGCCGGCGTGATGGGCGGTGACATCGCCGCCTGGTCTGCGCTGCGCGGCTTCGACGTGACCCTGCAGGACCGCGAGTCCACGTACATCCAGCCCGCTCTCGAGCGCGCGCGCGACCTGTTCGCCAAGCGCCTGAAGACCGCCGACCGCATCGACCCGGCGCTGGCCCGCCTCAAGGCCGACGTCGAAGGCCATGGCGTCGCCGATGCCGACCTCGTCATCGAGGCGATCTTCGAGAACGCCGAGGCCAAGGAGGCGGTGTACCGCGCCACCGAACCGCAGATGAAGGACGACGCCCTGCTCGCCAGCAACACCTCGAGCATTCCGCTCGACGAGCTGCGTGGCGCGGTGGCCAAGCCCGCGCGCTTCCTCGGCCTGCACTACTTCAATCCGGTCGCGTTGATGCCGCTGGTCGAGATCGTGCGCCACGACGTCCTCGATGCCGACATCGAGAAGCGCGCGCTGGCCTTCTGCAAGGCGATCGACAAGCTGCCGGTGCCGGTCAAGGGCACCCCGGGTTTCCTCGTCAACCGCATCCTCATGCCGTACATGCTCGAGGCGGTGCGCCTGTACGGCGAAGGCGTGCCGGGCCCCGTACTCGACAAGGCAGCCAAGAAGTTCGGCATGCCGATGGGACCGATCGAACTCGCCGACACGGTCGGCCTCGACGTCGCCGCCTCGGTCGGGCGCGAGCTTGGTCCGTTTCTCGGCCTCGAAATCCCGCCCGGCATGGAATCGCTGCTCGCCTCGGGCAAACGCGGCAAGAAGGACGGCGAAGGCTTCTACCGCTGGGTCGACGGCAAGCCGGTCAAGCCCGAGGTCGACCCGAACTACGCCGCGCCGTCCGACATCGAGGACCGCATGATCCTGCCGATGCTCAACGAAGCCGTGGCCTGCCTGCACGACAGCGTGGTCGACGACGCCGACCTGCTCGACGCCGGCGTCATCTTCGGCACCGGCTTCGCCCCGTTCCGCGGCGGCCCGATCCAGTACATCCGCGACACCGGCGCCGATGCACTCAAGGCCCGCCTCGAACTGCTCGCCCAGCGCCACGGCGAACGCTTCACGCCGCGGCCGGGCTGGGATGATGCGGGACTGCGGGTGGAGCGGTGA
- the panE gene encoding 2-dehydropantoate 2-reductase — translation MRALVLGAGGIGGYFGSRLVAAGQDLRFLVRPARAAQLARDGLRLVTAQGTTTTPVTAITAVDPVGRFDLVILSCKAYDLDSAIVAIAPAVGPDTLILPLLNGLRHLDALDAAFGRERVLGGLCHISVALQSDGSIRQIGTLDRLQFGRREGGQAIPAAVRDALLSMRAEVRENERILDAMWAKFAFIAALAGSTCLFRGSVGDIAATPDGAALVRRLYLECAETARCSSHAPTDELIVEALAALTAEGSPLKASMLRDLERGARTETEHILGDLLARAQALGVDTPLLAAACTHMRIYERGL, via the coding sequence ATGCGCGCGCTGGTCCTTGGCGCCGGTGGCATCGGCGGCTATTTCGGCAGCCGCCTCGTCGCTGCGGGCCAGGACTTGCGCTTCCTCGTGCGGCCGGCACGTGCCGCCCAGCTTGCCCGTGATGGCCTGCGTCTTGTCACCGCGCAGGGCACGACGACCACGCCCGTCACGGCGATCACCGCGGTCGATCCGGTCGGGCGATTCGATCTCGTCATCCTGTCGTGCAAGGCCTATGACCTCGACAGCGCGATCGTCGCGATCGCGCCAGCGGTCGGTCCCGACACGCTCATCCTGCCGCTGTTGAATGGCCTGCGCCATCTCGACGCACTCGATGCGGCCTTCGGCCGCGAGCGCGTTCTCGGCGGGCTTTGCCATATCTCGGTCGCCCTGCAATCCGATGGTTCGATCCGCCAGATCGGCACGCTCGATCGCCTGCAGTTCGGTCGTCGCGAGGGTGGACAGGCGATACCGGCCGCGGTGCGCGATGCGCTGCTATCGATGCGTGCCGAAGTGCGCGAGAACGAGCGCATCCTCGACGCGATGTGGGCCAAGTTTGCCTTCATCGCCGCGCTTGCCGGCAGCACCTGCCTGTTCCGTGGCAGCGTCGGCGACATCGCGGCCACGCCCGATGGTGCGGCACTGGTCCGCCGCCTCTACCTCGAATGCGCCGAGACCGCGCGGTGCAGCAGCCATGCGCCGACCGATGAACTGATCGTCGAAGCGCTGGCGGCCCTGACCGCCGAAGGCTCACCGCTCAAGGCCTCGATGCTGCGCGACCTCGAACGCGGCGCGCGTACCGAAACCGAACACATCCTCGGCGACCTGCTCGCCCGCGCCCAGGCACTCGGCGTCGACACGCCGCTGCTGGCCGCGGCGTGCACTCACATGCGCATATACGAGCGGGGCCTGTGA
- the holB gene encoding DNA polymerase III subunit delta', with product MTLAPWLDETWRSLAARLAADRLPHALLVAGAAGLGKRALVDAFARAILCESREMDGHACGHCRGCRLLVAGSHPDRIDVGLETRDDGKVRSEIVVDQIRALSQRLALASQFGGRQVAVIDPADAMNTSTANALLKTLEEPTASTLIVLVADRATRLPATIRSRCQRIDVQAPPAAQAQAWLRTQGVAAAKVDAALVAMLGNPGQALAAAQGDALELRAACTRDLAELRRGGSALAMADAWVADRPAERLWHAAVVVRDEACQLARGTRGPLGLTDPGEIPKLVAWFAAANRAREQLDTPLRSELVVLELLHGWPSSRRT from the coding sequence GTGACGCTGGCGCCCTGGCTCGACGAAACCTGGCGCTCGCTGGCCGCGCGCCTCGCCGCCGACCGCCTGCCGCATGCGCTGCTCGTCGCCGGCGCCGCCGGGCTCGGCAAGCGCGCCCTGGTCGATGCCTTCGCGCGCGCGATCCTCTGCGAATCGCGCGAGATGGACGGCCATGCCTGCGGGCATTGCCGTGGCTGCAGGCTGCTCGTCGCCGGTTCGCACCCTGACCGCATCGACGTCGGCCTGGAAACGCGCGATGACGGCAAGGTACGCAGCGAGATCGTCGTCGACCAGATCCGCGCGCTGTCGCAGCGCCTCGCCCTGGCCAGCCAGTTCGGCGGTCGCCAGGTTGCCGTCATCGATCCGGCCGATGCGATGAACACGAGCACGGCCAATGCCCTGCTGAAGACGCTCGAGGAACCGACTGCGAGCACGCTGATCGTCCTCGTGGCCGATCGCGCGACGCGCCTGCCGGCGACGATCCGCAGCCGCTGCCAGCGCATCGACGTGCAGGCGCCACCGGCCGCGCAGGCGCAGGCCTGGCTGCGCACGCAGGGTGTCGCTGCCGCCAAGGTCGACGCCGCGCTTGTCGCCATGCTCGGCAATCCAGGCCAGGCGCTCGCCGCCGCCCAGGGCGATGCGCTCGAACTGCGCGCCGCCTGCACGCGCGATCTCGCCGAACTGCGACGTGGCGGCAGCGCGCTGGCCATGGCCGATGCCTGGGTCGCCGATCGCCCGGCCGAGCGCCTCTGGCATGCCGCGGTGGTCGTGCGCGACGAGGCCTGCCAGCTTGCGCGCGGCACGCGCGGGCCGCTCGGCTTGACCGATCCCGGCGAAATCCCGAAGCTAGTGGCGTGGTTCGCCGCCGCCAACCGGGCGCGTGAACAACTCGATACGCCGTTGCGCAGCGAGCTCGTCGTGCTCGAACTGCTGCACGGCTGGCCGTCGTCGCGGAGAACCTGA
- the tmk gene encoding dTMP kinase has translation MNRGALVTLEGGEGAGKSTVLAAVRDALAAHGLNVEVTREPGGTALGEAVRALVLDPAHAGLCAESELLLMFASRAQLVRERIEPALARGDWVLSDRFTDASFAYQGGGRGQPGQRIAELESWAAGIRPDLTLLLDLPVEQGLARTQARGEPDRIEGEQAAFFERVRARYRERAAAEPERFRVIDASREVEHVRDDALAAIDAFVLAWRAGQ, from the coding sequence ATGAACCGCGGCGCGCTGGTCACGCTCGAAGGCGGCGAAGGCGCCGGCAAGAGCACGGTGCTCGCCGCCGTGCGCGATGCCCTTGCCGCGCACGGCCTGAACGTGGAAGTCACCCGCGAGCCCGGCGGCACCGCGCTCGGCGAGGCGGTGCGCGCGCTCGTGCTTGATCCCGCCCATGCCGGCCTCTGCGCGGAAAGCGAACTGCTGCTGATGTTCGCCTCGCGCGCCCAACTCGTGCGCGAGCGCATCGAACCCGCCCTCGCGCGCGGCGACTGGGTGCTGTCGGATCGCTTCACCGACGCCAGCTTCGCCTACCAGGGCGGCGGGCGTGGCCAGCCCGGGCAACGCATCGCGGAACTTGAATCTTGGGCGGCCGGCATTCGGCCCGACCTGACCCTGCTGCTCGACCTGCCGGTCGAGCAAGGCCTCGCACGCACCCAGGCGCGCGGCGAACCCGACCGCATCGAAGGCGAGCAGGCCGCGTTCTTCGAGCGCGTGCGTGCGCGCTACCGCGAACGCGCGGCGGCGGAACCGGAACGTTTCCGCGTGATTGACGCGAGCCGCGAGGTCGAACACGTGCGCGACGATGCGTTGGCGGCGATCGATGCCTTCGTCTTGGCATGGAGGGCAGGGCAGTGA